The DNA sequence CCTCCCGTGAggacagcaaacaaacaaagccctctcccctcccccaccccccacaggggacccCTCTCCTCCGCGCCCCCACCGTCCAGCACAGACCCTCCTGGCTCTGGGGAAGAGGCAGCTGGTCTCTGTGCCATAGAACCTGCCCCTGTGAGGCCGCAGCGGGGCCTGCGCTCAGCGCCCTGAGGGGGAGCCCCCCACTCCCTGGGCCTCACAGCCCTTGTGGGGTCAATGGAAGGTGAGACCTTCCACCGGCAAGTGGGTGTGACACGGTGACCCTGAGCATTTCCACAGGAAGCCCATGGTGATGAGGGGACACAGAGCTGTTCAGACATGAAGCCGTGGACACTCCGTGGAGGACGCACAGCGTCAGCAGAGCGTTCACGTACAGAGGAAACCACAGCCCCGGGGCCGGTGTATGTCGCTGTCAGAATCACTGTGGGgtcagggccggcctgaggtccctccaAGGTCCGTGTGCCCCAGAGGGAACAGCAGCTGTCACAGGGTCACCAAGTCCTGGCTGAGGGGTCACCGTCACAGAACCCGCCCTGTTCCCGACACAGAGACCTCATGGCTGTGGCCCCGGCACAGCTGTCCTGGGGCGGCTGGGGCTCAGGGTGCCTCCCGGGGCCCTCACTCACCTGCACGTCCACAGCGCTGCTCCCCCaaacctccagcagcctctctccCCACATCCGGGTCCCACTGGGCTCAGCACTGGAGGGAAGGACGGGAGAGAGGGCGGCGGGCAGAGCACAGTCCCAGCAGGAACTGACCTCAGAGGGGGAATCCGCTCCTGCTAAATCCTCGGAGGCTCAGGGAGAGACGGAGGAACAGCCAGGCCCAGAAGGAGGCAAGAGCAGGAGGAGCCTGAACACCCACCTCCAATGAGGGCTCCTGTGTGCAGGGACCTGGGCCTGTGGGACAGTGACAGGCGACCTGCCTCCTGTGTCTGTCAGACGGGGACGCCCAGAGAATGAGACCAGGACTCACACCCAAGAACAGGAACAGGCCTCACACCCACCACAGCAAagaaacaccaaacacccaggaggggagggtggagggcggagggcggagggcgggcccAGGCTGACCTGCCTCAGGAAGCTCGCTGTCCAGGGTCCTGGAGAGGCGCTGCATTAGGACCCGGGACAaggcctgggggatgggagtcCCTGTGAGGGCCAGGGATTCCCCCTCTGAGGTCAGTTCCTGCTGGGACTGTGCTCTGCCTGCCGCCTTCTCTCTGGTCCTTCCCTCCAGTACTGAGCCCAGAGGGACCTGGATGTGGGGAGAGGCTGCTGTTGGTTTAGGGGCGCAGCGCTGTGGAAGTGCAGGTGCAGTGAGGGCCCCGGGAGGCACTGAGCACTGACCAGGCACAGGCCCCGACCAAACTCCGacctcacagcccctcctgtCCCACCTGTGACAGGTCCAGAATACACACGGTTCTGGAAAGTTCTTGGTGCTTCAATTTATTACCCTCAGAGTTTAGGAGCTTCAACTTTAATTAACCCCCAAGCATTCTTGGCAAGAAATGAACAAGCAGAGTCACATCAAGTATCTCATTTCAATTCAGAGCAGGAAGTTGCGGCTCAGAGCACCTGGGAGTGAGGAGAGTGATGGGAGGGCCAAACCCACCTCTGCTGACAGGAAAGTGTGGGgatcagggcagggccagccccccaTCAGAGGTTCCTGAGTCAGGAAGTGGGAGCGTGGACACACCTTCCATCACTCAGTCCCCACAGGGCAGCTCCTCACGCTGTGGAGGACAATCATCATGAGCAGATCCAGGGCAGTGGCTGGAACTGGTGACATTCTCAAACCCACTTCATGCTCACAGTGTCCCACAGACCCCCcactgcccaggcctccctctgcccacccctccccacggcagGTCTCACCTTTAACAgccgagagagacacatcagagcCCTGGGCGCTGTCACTGCCTGGGGGGGACACAGCAGGACGGGGTCAGAGCCCCAGGACAGGAGACTAAGGAGGAACTATGGGGGAGGGGTCACCCATGGCTCCCGTCTGCACTGTCACAGGGACTCAGGGGTCAGCCCTCCATACTCACTGGCAGCCTGAGTGTAGCTCCCTCCTTTTCCACCTGCGGGAAGAAAACATCCCGTGAgagaccagggaggaggcagggccaggaggtcCTAAGGAAGCCCTAGTCCTGGGCCCCAGAGAAGTTTCCAGAACCGTGTGTACAGACCCAGGACAGGACCAGGAAACCTGAGGgaagtgcatgggtggggactggACGCACCGCCCTCCTGGAGGTCTGTGCTCAGCAGGGACCTGCCCTCTgacctggggctgctgggaacGGGGTCCCACCACCAGCATCATCAGGGGATAAGTGGGTCCCTCAATTCCCACGGGCCTCACTGAGGAGTAAGTGTGAGCACAGAGCCCCACACTGGCCATCACACGCGTGGGGACGGCGCTTCCCGTGAATGAGGCGGAACACATGTCTACCTGGGCTTGAACCCCCAGTGGGACAGACACtcagaccccacccctgcccacctgagcgCCTCCTCCCCCACATCACAGCTCCAGCCACAGCTCCCAGCAGAACCAGGCCCCCAGCGATGCCCAGGAGGATGGAGATGAAGGTGTGAGCAGGCGGCtctggggggagaagggaagggagggtgagggccctgaccccaggccttAGCCCCGACCCCACTGAGTCCCCCAGGGCCCCGGCTGCCCTGAGAAGAGGCTCTGTGCCCACggccctcctcaccccatctcaGGGTCAGGGGCTCGGGCAGCCCCTCGTGCTGCACATGGCACGTGTATCTCTGCTCCTCTCCACGGGGCACCCCCACGGCCGCCCACTTCTGGAAGGTGCcgtcccccgcaggcctggtctccaccagCTCCATGTCCTGGGTCTGGTCCTCCCCGTCACGCTGCCAGGTCAGGCTGATGTCCGCAGGGTAGAAGCCCCGCGCCCAGCACCTCAGGGTGACCTCACGGTCGGAGACGGGGTGGTGGGTCACGTGTGACTTTGGAGGGACTGAGGGGAGAAAATGCAGGAACTTTGCATCCGCCATGGGACACTCCAGCAGCGCCCATGTGACCATCCTGAGAGTGGACAGacacctgggtgggggagggagcacacagcacacacaccatCCTGGACAGAGGCCCCTGGAAGGACCTCCTAGTCTTTAGAAAGTTCTAGACTCAGAGGacacagcccagggcaggaggcaggtccctgaggggagaaaagggatttGTGGTCCTGACCTGGGTGGAGGCCACGTGACTCAGAAAAGCTGGGGTCAGGCCTCagacacagggggtggggggcagcgcaCAAGGCCTGAGAGAGAAGGTTCCCGTGGGTCCCAGAGCCCCTGCAGGGTCCACGGGAACCGCTGATGGGTTATGTCAGGGGgtctccctgcaccccaggagAGCCTGCACCCCTACCTGTCCCTGagaggaggaggggtccctctggTATCCGGCCATGGACATCCAGGGGggctccctccctgaccccaaggAGGGGTGTCTGACACTGACCCCCTGTCCTGTCTCCTTGTAGaagccccagccccggggagagGGGGTGGCCCCAGGGCCCCTGGTACCTGCGCGCAGCAGGGTCTCCTTCTCTTTTTCCAGGTAAAGGCGGAGCCACTTCACACAGTCCCCCTCCACTAAGTTCCTTGCACGCTCTGCCTCACCGACACGTTCTAATTTGCTCTTGGAGATCTGAGCCGCCATGTCGGCCGCGGTCCAGGAGGTCAGGTCCTCGTTCAGGGCGATGTAGTCGGTACCGTCGTAGGCGTATTGCCAGTACCCGCGGAGGAGGCGGCCGTCGGGTCCCAAGTCGCAGCCATACATGAACTGGATGGAGTGAGACCCTGACCCCGCCCCGGACCAAGGTCAGCCCCGCCCCGAGGTCAGCCCCGCCCCGAGGGGAAGTGAATCTAAAACTGAAAGTGAAATCGGGTCACAGTCCCCACGGGCTCCTCCCGGGTGGGGGCCGGGCGGGTGCCGCCGCCTCGGGGTGACGCTTGTACCCAGACCCTCGGGGCGGCCCCGGCCCgtccgtggggaggggggtggtgacgGGCCCGGCGGCGGCTCACCGTCCTCGCTCTGGTTGTAGTAGCCGCGCAGGTCCTGCAGGTCCACTCGGAGAATTTGTGAGTGGGTCTTGGCCATCTGCGTGTAACGGTCCCAAAACTCCGGGTCCTCCTGCTCCACCCACGGCTGCTGCATCCACGGCGCCcccggctccatcctcccactCGCGGCGTCACTGTCGAACCGCAGGAACTGCGTGTCGTCCACGTAGCCGACGGAGATGTACCGGGGCTCCCCGCGGCCGGGCCGGGACCAGATGGTGCTGAAATAGCTCAgggagtgggggcctggggggcggacGGGGGGCAGGGTCGGGGCTGGACACGCGCCTTCCcgggcccgcgcccccgccgggTCCCCTCGCTCCTCCCCGCACAGCCGCCCCCTCCGACCCCGCACTCACCGGCCCGGCTGGGGGTCAGGACCAGCGCCCCcgagagcagcaggaggagggtggggggcctCAGGACCCGCATCCTCGGCGTCGGGGGGGACCCTCTGAGTCCGGGCGCTTCCGCGGAGGAGTTAcaaccgggggtggggggcctcgGGGACGCTGATTGGCTGCTCTGGAACCCGCTCAGCCAATGGGAGTGAGGAGTGGGGCCGCGTCACGAGTATCCAGGACGGAGGCGCCACACAGATTGGGAGAGGAGAAGTGAAACCAGGGCGCTGGGTGGTCCCCACCACGGAGctgcccgcaccccccccccccccaggacctTGTCTCCTCTGAGACCCGAgcgcaggcctgggccctggtctcgGTCCTGACCCTCCTTCTGCGCGGAGCTCCCGTCACACGGTCCCCGAGGCCTGGCCCCCagtgaaaggtttgcgacgcaggaaacaagacacagagtccaggccgtggaaaggggggaggttttaatcttgcgctcccgggcgaaactcactggtccgagagtgggccaggggagttcgcaccaaaacgggggcttaggtacttcctttatacagctgtttagtgaggggagggtggagggcaggagaggtgtggaattcctgcctcaggcaggggtctggaaggcgccagttatctctGTCCCCATCTACCTTgtggatgcttgcatggctgtggtctttccccctgCCTCCACCTAACACCCAGGAGGGGCCGCCTGGCCTGTTCCCGCCAACAGAATCCTGAGAAAAGGAACCTGCTCCGGCACCTGTCCCGGTCCCcgcccccaggacctgggcctgTGGGTCCCAGCCCAGTGCAGCTGCCCCGTTAGTGCCGGGCCTCCGGGTCGGGGCGGCATGCTGCCTCGGGAGCTCCCGGAAGCCCGGCTGCAGCCACTCTGGCCTGGCGCCCGCCTccccgtggcccagaggcccaggaaCCCAGAGCAGGGCCCGGCACCCCCTCTGGGCAGGCCCTGCACACGCAGACGCCCCGGGCTgctggggagcaggtgtgggcgAGGCGTGCCCCTCCAGGCGGCCGGCACGCTGGGCCTGCGGCTGTGCTGGCACCGGAGGCGGGAAGGGCTGGGGCTCCTGCCCCAAGCGGCTCTCAGCCCCGTCCCTGCCCGGCCGCTGGGCCCCGGGCCGCTGGCGCAcctgcccggcctgcaccctcgcgccccagggctcccagcccctccggcCCCTGTTTGGCACTGAGTGACCCACGGAGACCCcgctcctcccctgcccggccCGGTCCGGGGACCCGCCAGGCCATCAGCGCTCCAGCCCAGGCGGGGAGGCCGCTGAAAGGGACAAACTACTGCCTCCAAAAGGAGAGACAAAGGAACAGGAGGCGGCGGGCACGGGCAGCCCGGACACCGGCCCTGGGCAGCGGCCGCAgcaggagctgggcctggaggcggcgggtgggggcggggtgctggCTGGGAGCTGAGGGCCTGCGGGAGGGGCACCGCCCGTGGGGTTATGGCACGTGTGGGGGTCTGACGGTGAGGCGGCCACAGCCGGGAGGGgccgaggcggggcggggtgagCGGGAGGCAGGGACACGGGCACCTGTCACAGGGCGATGGGCCCCggtccacgcccccccccccccccgggttccCCTGCGAATAGGGCCGCCCCGGGAACAGGGCCTGGGGGACCCGCCGGCACCCCAGTTTGAGGTCAGCTACAAGCCAGCGGGTCCCTGTGCGCCCCGGGgggcggctgcctcctgtgcccagGCCCGGCCCGCAGGGGGCGCTGCCGGCTCTGCCTCCGTCTCCGCTGCTGCCGCTGAGCCCCGGGGGTGCGGGCTGTGTCCCCGGTGTATTCTGGGCCCTTCTGCTCCGGGTCCCCCTCCGCACATCCTCCGGGAAGAGGCCCCCCCGCATTGGCTGCGAGGCCGAGTCCGGGACCCGCCCCCTAAACGCGGGCAGGACGCGGCCGGGCAGGTCCAGGTGCGGGCTCCCCGCGGAGGGAACTGGGCGCCGCCCCAGGCGGgcccctgggtcctgggctgcagCGGGCGCAGAGGGTCCCCGAGTCACCTTCCGGCCCGGAGCCCACAGAGGCGGCCTGAGCCTCGGGGTGCCTCTgccgtggggggggggtcccccctgcccagcggctgccctcacccccgcccccccgcagccCGAGGCCCCACGTCCCCAGCGCCGCTGCCGCCCGCGGGTCCGCAGGGTCCTCAGGGACCGGGCCTCCCTGTGGCCGGGCCGCTGGACCCGCAGCCCCCGCGGTCGCAGGCGGCTCCGCTGCAGGGGGACCTCGGCCTTGAGCCCCAGGGgaggccggcgggggcggcgcTCCGGAGCCTCCTCTCCCGCTGCCGGGCGGCCCGGGGCGGGCACCTGGGCTCCGGGCACAGCTCGCTCCCCTCTGGGTGCGTCCGCCCCGGGAGAGCCTGTCTGCCGAGTCCTCACGTCCAGGCTCCTTCTGTGCACGGCCCGCGGCCCGGGTCCCATCCCCGGCGCCCGcggcccagcccggcctcccccCAAAGGCCTCGCCCTGAGGACGGGGCCCAGGAGGGGCGGACCTCCGACCTCTGACCTGAGCGCAGCAGAGGGGATGGCGCTGTCGCCCCTTCAGTCCCCGGAGAAGGACCCGTCGCCCAGGagcccggcctggtgctggggggctccctcctgggccccaacCCAAGGGGGGCCCTCCCAGGAGTGAGGTGCGGGGCCCCCGCGGGGTGGATGCTGCTGCGGGGCCTCAGCTCCTCTTCCCTTTGGGGTTCCGGTCCCCACACCTGGtttccttctcccccagggaGTGTgcgcgggggaggcgggggagctgGGGCCCCGTGGCCATGAGCCCCCGTGGGTGTGAggtccctgcccccctctcccctctgcctcctgcggcccctcgcCTGCGGGGCAGCCTGAGTGTGCGGAGCCCCGTTAGCGGAGGGGGCTCCCCCGGAGCTCCTGGGCCCTTAAAGCTGCTCCTGAGCCGCCGCCCTGTTGGGAGGCTCCTGTGCGGACGCCCCGCGGGAGGGACGCGGCTGCTGCGCCCGCACCTTTGGgcgccaccagggggcagcacaccGCACCTTCACcccaaggccccgcccccagggcccgcCTCCGGGCTGTAAAGTGGGGGTGTTTGTTTTCTCTGTAATGTGGGGGTTTGTCCCCACAACTGAAATGCCCTCCTCCTGGGTGTGCATCCGGGGACGGACTCCACACGCACCCATTTCGCAGAATCCCCCGCGTTCCGGGCTGTGAGGgaggcctgg is a window from the Eptesicus fuscus isolate TK198812 chromosome 21, DD_ASM_mEF_20220401, whole genome shotgun sequence genome containing:
- the LOC103304222 gene encoding saoe class I histocompatibility antigen, A alpha chain-like isoform X2, producing the protein MRVLRPPTLLLLLSGALVLTPSRAGPHSLSYFSTIWSRPGRGEPRYISVGYVDDTQFLRFDSDAASGRMEPGAPWMQQPWVEQEDPEFWDRYTQMAKTHSQILRVDLQDLRGYYNQSEDGSHSIQFMYGCDLGPDGRLLRGYWQYAYDGTDYIALNEDLTSWTAADMAAQISKSKLERVGEAERARNLVEGDCVKWLRLYLEKEKETLLRAVPPKSHVTHHPVSDREVTLRCWARGFYPADISLTWQRDGEDQTQDMELVETRPAGDGTFQKWAAVGVPRGEEQRYTCHVQHEGLPEPLTLRWGGKGGSYTQAASSDSAQGSDVSLSAVKA
- the LOC103304222 gene encoding BOLA class I histocompatibility antigen, alpha chain BL3-7-like isoform X1 → MRVLRPPTLLLLLSGALVLTPSRAGPHSLSYFSTIWSRPGRGEPRYISVGYVDDTQFLRFDSDAASGRMEPGAPWMQQPWVEQEDPEFWDRYTQMAKTHSQILRVDLQDLRGYYNQSEDGSHSIQFMYGCDLGPDGRLLRGYWQYAYDGTDYIALNEDLTSWTAADMAAQISKSKLERVGEAERARNLVEGDCVKWLRLYLEKEKETLLRAVPPKSHVTHHPVSDREVTLRCWARGFYPADISLTWQRDGEDQTQDMELVETRPAGDGTFQKWAAVGVPRGEEQRYTCHVQHEGLPEPLTLRWEPPAHTFISILLGIAGGLVLLGAVAGAVMWGRRRSGSDSAQGSDVSLSAVKA
- the LOC103304222 gene encoding BOLA class I histocompatibility antigen, alpha chain BL3-7-like isoform X3; its protein translation is MRVLRPPTLLLLLSGALVLTPSRAGPHSLSYFSTIWSRPGRGEPRYISVGYVDDTQFLRFDSDAASGRMEPGAPWMQQPWVEQEDPEFWDRYTQMAKTHSQILRVDLQDLRGYYNQSEDGSHSIQFMYGCDLGPDGRLLRGYWQYAYDGTDYIALNEDLTSWTAADMAAQISKSKLERVGEAERARNLVEGDCVKWLRLYLEKEKETLLRAVPPKSHVTHHPVSDREVTLRCWARGFYPADISLTWQRDGEDQTQDMELVETRPAGDGTFQKWAAVGVPRGEEQRYTCHVQHEGLPEPLTLRWEPPAHTFISILLGIAGGLVLLGAVAGAVMWGRRRSGGKGGSYTQAASSDSAQGSDVSLSAVKA